A single genomic interval of Spinacia oleracea cultivar Varoflay chromosome 6, BTI_SOV_V1, whole genome shotgun sequence harbors:
- the LOC130462855 gene encoding uncharacterized protein isoform X1 → MSRKEELLNHFYRFQINSQKVKGEPNISYICSRYYRPPELIFGATEYSTAIEIWSRICVLAELLLAQPLFPGDSGVDQLVEIIKTCLPTVVPFHKGENPYPKKVRKGNVSSNLLNGAETVINMITDDSGGNGEKQDKTLTLTLLPKARLVSSPFWLRKSEYGCTYYG, encoded by the exons ATGTCAAG GAAGGAAGAATTGCTGAATCATTTCTACCGGTTTCAGATTAATTCTCAAAAG GTGAAAGGAGAGCCAAACATATCTTATATATGCTCCAGATACTATCGTCCACCAGAACTGATATTCGGAGCAACTGAGTACTCAACTGCAATTGAAATCTGGTCTAGGATTTGTGTTCTTGCTGAACTGCTGCTTGCACAA CCTTTATTCCCTGGTGATAGCGGAGTCGACCAGCTTGTGGAGATTATCAAG ACATGTTTGCCTACAGTTGTCCCATTCCATAAGGGAGAGAATCCTTACCCTAAGAAAGTACGCAAAGGGAATGTTTCATCGAACCTTTTAAATGGAGCGGAAACAGTAATAAATATG ATTACTGATGATTCTGGTGGCAATGGTGAAAAGCAAGACAAGACATTGACTTtgacactattgccaaaagcaaG GTTGGTTTCCTCCCCTTTCTGGTTGCGGAAAAGTGAATACGGATGCACATATTATGGCTGA
- the LOC130462855 gene encoding uncharacterized protein isoform X2 produces the protein MSRKEELLNHFYRFQINSQKVKGEPNISYICSRYYRPPELIFGATEYSTAIEIWSRICVLAELLLAQPLFPGDSGVDQLVEIIKTCLPTVVPFHKGENPYPKKVRKGNVSSNLLNGAETVINMITDDSGGNGEKQDKTLTLTLLPKARLLMIQVVMVYVD, from the exons ATGTCAAG GAAGGAAGAATTGCTGAATCATTTCTACCGGTTTCAGATTAATTCTCAAAAG GTGAAAGGAGAGCCAAACATATCTTATATATGCTCCAGATACTATCGTCCACCAGAACTGATATTCGGAGCAACTGAGTACTCAACTGCAATTGAAATCTGGTCTAGGATTTGTGTTCTTGCTGAACTGCTGCTTGCACAA CCTTTATTCCCTGGTGATAGCGGAGTCGACCAGCTTGTGGAGATTATCAAG ACATGTTTGCCTACAGTTGTCCCATTCCATAAGGGAGAGAATCCTTACCCTAAGAAAGTACGCAAAGGGAATGTTTCATCGAACCTTTTAAATGGAGCGGAAACAGTAATAAATATG ATTACTGATGATTCTGGTGGCAATGGTGAAAAGCAAGACAAGACATTGACTTtgacactattgccaaaagcaaG attattgatgattcaagtggtaATGGTATATGTAGATTAA